From the genome of Meriones unguiculatus strain TT.TT164.6M chromosome 17, Bangor_MerUng_6.1, whole genome shotgun sequence:
GAGCTACTCCTATGCTAGACATACTATGACTGTTTTACAGTAATGACTACTCTATTAATGTCCCATAAAAATTCCCCTTTTCCTCTTAAcataaattttatgtattttgtcaTAGGATGTTATGAGGAAAATACTTTTCTTTGCAGTTTGTGGCAAGACAGTAATTTGCTGTTCTTGTTAATGAATTGGAATCATTATCTTGTGCTGTTTATGGAATCTAATATAAAATGGACCTTACTTATTCCCATCCTACAAATTTTCTAATATTTAACATGGATTACATAACATTTTCTATGTGTCTTAATTCCAGTAGCAAGAAAGCAATATAAGCCAAGAAGAAGTCAAATGAGATTGAACCCCAAAAGATAGAGAAGAAGACAATAAGTGAAGTTTGACAGAACTCAATCTGTGTCACAACCACCTGGCTACATGGGACTCTGAATTATTTCTCTTTGTTCTGAGTTCTCTCAAAGGGGAAGATTCTGGAGAAGAAAAACAATGGGCAAAACCTTAATACATCAAAAAGAAAAccgttaaaaagaaaaatgttggtAGATACCAAAAAATCAGATGGATGCTTTTTTGTTCATGTAGTGTggggctgataaagaaattttTCTCAGTTccatatgttatatatgtatgtacatatatgtgtatatatatgtaatatattacatTTTGAGATATAGCTATATTGAGAGAGAGTGAAACTGGATGAATGGGCAGGATCTGCTAGTAATTTggggaatgaaaaagaaatagaccagaatatactatataaaacatttcaatataaataaatgaaaataaagattagAGTCAGAGTTTCATTTTGGAGCTTGTATCTCGCTATACCTAAATCTTGATGTCGTCATATAACAGTATACACTTCATGAgagcaatatttttttaatttttattttattattttttacaatttattcactttctatcagattgtagctccctccctcatctcctcttggtccacccctcttccctccctagctccctcctctagtccactaaaAAGTACCCTGCTTCCCtgcaatctgaccctagcttaccaagtctcaacaggacttcctggatccttttcctctgtggcctgataaggtcaCCCTGCCAGGGGCAAGTAATCAACAAGCAgacaacctagttcatgtcagagacagcccccgacccccttactagggatttcacttggagactgagctgccatgggctaaaacTGAGTAGGGCttctagatccagtccatgcatggcccttggttagtgcatcagtctctccagcctcccctcccccagaccctcattattttcttccataagacctcttgaactctgcccaaagtatggctgtAACTCTATGCATCAACATAGATCCCTTGctggtggagcctttcagaggacatctgtcaTAGGTctcagttctgtttctcttcttccattgCTTCCTGTGTCTATCATGTTTGGCcttctgaataagatttaagcatcctctcttgggtcctctttgttgtttagcttctttaagtctatagattttactatgtatATCCAATATTTTTGGCTACTATCCAcctacaagtgagtatataccgtgcatgtctttctgcttcaaggttacctcactcaggattatcttttctagttccatccatttgcctgcaaatttcctaatttcattgtttttaattgctgagtagtattccattgtgtaaatgcaccacaatttctgtatccattcctcagttgagggacatctgggttgtttctagattctggttattatgaataaagctgctatgaaagtagttgagcaaatgtccttgttgaatggtggaacatcttttgggtaaatgtccaggagtggtatagcagagTTTTGAGGTAGGACGCTTTAAAAATTATCACTTAATTTTAGCAGATAAGATAATACATGATGTATCTATTTTATGCAGAGTagtgcatattttaaaaataatattcacCCATACTAATATTGTGGAGTtgtttttttcatctattcttaaagaagaaatgaaacaacCTAAAGTAATAACAAATAACACATTGATCACAATCTAAAAGAGTATCACCTAGTGTAAGGTAAAAATCTATTTCATATTAGACATAGTAGGTTTTTCAAAAACATAAATCCAACAATTTGATTTCATAATCTGGTCCAAGGAATCCTAATAAAACTTTACAAAGCTTTATGACTGTTGTGGCAGTGATGACAAAGGTCACACATCTTGAAAATTGGTTGAAATCATATGAGGAAGTTCATTTGTGATTGTGAAGAGCACATTACTTGATATTGTCCAGCCAAATGGCACTATTCCAACAATTACCATGGAAAGAGTACACGTGAAAAAAGTGTATATCTCAAGTAATGTTGGAAACCAAAGTTTTTCTATAGGTTGTCAATCactgcttccatttctttttgttctacaaTCATTAAGTATCAGTTTCATTGGATCTTAATTTATAATTTGAATGTTTATATTCATACTTTAGGTTATTTTTAGGCCTTGGTTTAGAAAACATTTCACTGTAATAAATGGACActatctatttatttctttatttactttgcatttatttatttattttttaaatatacatttattattattattattattattagttacattgtattaactctgtatgccagctgtatcctgctccctcattccctggaAAACTCTcgttccctcatctcctccctacccctttccaagtccactgattggggaggccctcctcccctttcatctgatcctgttttagcaggtatcttcagaactggctacaaagtcctcctctatagcctagcaggactgctcctgccttggggggtggggaggtcaaagagcctgccattgagttcctgtcagaaatattgTTTCCTAGGAAATAATGACAAAAGGTAAGGTTTCAAAGAGAACCTGGGCTGATACCtccaatttattaattaaaaagaagagcaAATTCCTCATTTGTATGGAGAAAAGGGTATTATTCTGAACATTTggacaaacacataaaaattaggctaagaggaaaggagggttttTTTCCTGGACACAATGAATAAGCAACAATGCAAAACCGTCATGGCATCTATGACATAGCGACAGTTCAAAGCTATAAGAAAATTGTAATACGCATAGATACACTGTTCAGAAAACTATTCACAGTCAACTGCACGATTGTAAACCAGGAAGCACAGGAATGCATGAAGGGTGACACTGCTGGGCACCACACCTTGTACTGAGGGTATATAAGCCCAGCCCTCCTCAGGGTGACATTCAAACTCAGGCTCTCCCTGTTACATCCAGCTGAGCTCACTCACATCTCCACTCAACATGGCCTACAGCTGCTGCTCTGAAAACTACTCCTCCCGCTCCTTTAGGCGCTGCCTGCCCTCCTCAGGTTCCTCCTGTGGCTCTTCCTACCCCAGCAACCTGGTCTACACCACCACCAGCTGCTCTCCCAGCACCTGCCAGCTGGGCTCCTCTCTCAGCAGGGGCTGTCAGGAGACCTGCTTTGAGCCCACCAGCTGCCAGAGGTCCTGTGTGATGTCCAGGCCCTGCCAGATGCCCTGCTACTACCCAAGGAACTGCACACCCTGCAGTCCCTGCCAGGGGACATATTCTGGGTCTCTGGGCTTTGGTTCCAGCAGCTGCCATTCCCTGGGCTATGGATCTAGAAGCTGCTACTCCAGGGGCTGTGGATCCAGTGGCTTCAGATCTCTGAATTGTGGAGTGTCTGGCTTCCCTTCCCTCAGTTATGGGTCCAGATATTGCTACCCAAGCTTCTCCTCTTCCCGTTCCTGCCAACCTTGTTACAGACCAATCTGTGGATCAGGCCTCTGTAGATTCAGCTGTTAAGTCTTTATGCTCTCATTTGTCAGGCTCTGCTCTAAAGCTGTATTTTTCCTGTTTCACCCTTACCCTTATTCTTTCAACCTTTCCTATAACATTTACCTTATTCTCCAAATTCCCACAGATTTTGATATCAG
Proteins encoded in this window:
- the LOC110543713 gene encoding keratin-associated protein 13-1-like codes for the protein MAYSCCSENYSSRSFRRCLPSSGSSCGSSYPSNLVYTTTSCSPSTCQLGSSLSRGCQETCFEPTSCQRSCVMSRPCQMPCYYPRNCTPCSPCQGTYSGSLGFGSSSCHSLGYGSRSCYSRGCGSSGFRSLNCGVSGFPSLSYGSRYCYPSFSSSRSCQPCYRPICGSGLCRFSC